One genomic segment of Ignavibacteria bacterium includes these proteins:
- a CDS encoding PEGA domain-containing protein translates to MRKLNKTTGITFLLTLLLFSFACDKEVSVSPPDPPVTTGYIYIDSNPRGADIYLNSRNTGRHTPDSLKWLEGTDYTVTLKYPLYRDTVFTIKIDEKVRQEIFVDYTNNPLMYGRIQCESDPKNATIYMDGQNTGKVTPYILGHISPGSHQIAYSFPGCRDDSVKVTVESDKTKWAYVKLKDTTVWVNYNTSNSGIPTNALTSILIDQYDVKWIGTNGEGIIKFDGRNWQSYNSGNSPLPNNFITAMAFDKNMHLWIGTNKGLAELNGDNWTIYNKTNSMLPEDYINAICVGRNNVIWVGTEKGLVQIDGTNWKLFNTGNSPLPNNSIQSLATELNGKLWMGVLAKGLATYDGQVWETFTKESAGLPGRNTTALAVGQFSEGVWAGFVCTLPRGADEGGLAVRDNGTWIDNYYSKLPSRIIKSIMIKDNIKWVCTEAGLIKFFTPSRWDVLNTANTQLPTNNISAISQDSHSWMWIATETAGLVKYKAR, encoded by the coding sequence ATGAGAAAACTTAATAAGACAACCGGAATTACTTTTTTACTTACTCTCCTCCTGTTTTCATTTGCCTGTGATAAGGAGGTTTCTGTAAGCCCTCCCGATCCGCCCGTCACTACGGGATACATTTATATAGATTCCAACCCCCGGGGAGCGGATATTTACTTAAATTCCAGGAATACAGGAAGGCATACGCCGGACAGCCTGAAATGGCTGGAAGGAACAGATTATACCGTAACACTGAAGTATCCCTTATACCGCGACACCGTATTTACAATAAAAATTGACGAAAAAGTTAGACAGGAAATTTTTGTAGACTACACTAATAATCCTCTGATGTACGGAAGAATCCAGTGCGAAAGCGACCCTAAAAACGCCACGATTTACATGGACGGGCAAAATACGGGCAAGGTGACCCCGTATATTCTGGGGCACATTTCTCCGGGCAGCCATCAGATCGCCTACAGCTTCCCGGGCTGCCGCGACGACAGCGTAAAGGTCACCGTCGAAAGCGACAAAACCAAATGGGCTTACGTTAAACTCAAAGACACAACCGTGTGGGTTAACTATAATACATCCAATTCGGGAATTCCCACAAATGCCCTTACCTCCATTCTAATCGATCAGTATGACGTCAAATGGATCGGCACAAATGGTGAGGGGATAATTAAATTTGACGGCAGGAACTGGCAGAGCTACAACTCCGGGAATTCCCCTCTTCCAAATAACTTTATTACCGCCATGGCCTTTGACAAAAATATGCACCTCTGGATAGGCACCAATAAAGGACTGGCTGAACTGAACGGTGATAACTGGACCATTTACAATAAGACTAACTCCATGCTCCCGGAAGATTACATTAACGCAATCTGCGTGGGCAGGAATAATGTCATATGGGTCGGGACAGAAAAAGGGCTTGTACAAATTGACGGAACAAACTGGAAGTTATTTAACACCGGCAATTCACCATTGCCTAACAATTCAATACAATCACTCGCAACTGAGCTCAACGGTAAGCTCTGGATGGGTGTCCTGGCAAAAGGTCTTGCAACATACGACGGCCAGGTCTGGGAAACATTTACTAAGGAAAGTGCCGGCCTGCCGGGGCGTAATACTACAGCCCTGGCCGTAGGACAGTTCTCGGAGGGCGTATGGGCAGGCTTTGTATGCACCTTACCCAGGGGAGCCGACGAGGGTGGACTCGCAGTCAGGGATAACGGAACCTGGATTGACAACTATTATTCCAAACTCCCTTCAAGAATTATAAAAAGCATCATGATTAAGGATAATATCAAATGGGTATGCACCGAAGCGGGACTTATTAAATTCTTTACCCCCTCGCGCTGGGATGTCCTTAATACCGCAAATACCCAGCTCCCGACTAACAATATTAGCGCCATAAGCCAGGATTCACACAGCTGGATGTGGATTGCAACCGAAACGGCGGGACTGGTAAAATATAAAGCGCGGTAG
- a CDS encoding DUF4249 family protein produces MKKILLSMIVITAAFLSPGCKDEDFSPKGDFKEKYILNCVLKSDTTVQTLTLSSSYNVDGYDPLANRTDPALRGADVRVWVGDSVYIFREAEESRSDTSRYSTPIRYYYAKNFRPQANKPAEILAVLPNGRKLHAATSIPLPVYVNFAEIDSIIPIDGRSYFRAVWNTNSGQNTYYYPRPSLVYFKFENGIPIRHVRYLPERYILSGGKFVPVYPSPTLNLVCTVELDALNRVMEEISAGDPNKKNYVVLSVIFEVWTLDMSLSGYYSSCKLADDGFSVKLDQTDFTNVEGGLGIFGSCVSYQFPMRLDKNYISSFGYKTKLGAE; encoded by the coding sequence ATGAAGAAAATACTCCTTAGCATGATTGTCATTACGGCAGCCTTTCTCTCACCGGGCTGCAAGGACGAGGATTTCAGCCCGAAGGGCGATTTCAAGGAAAAGTATATACTTAACTGCGTCTTAAAGTCGGATACAACAGTGCAGACACTGACACTCTCCTCAAGCTACAACGTCGATGGGTATGACCCTCTGGCAAACAGAACCGACCCGGCTCTCCGGGGAGCAGACGTCAGGGTCTGGGTTGGCGACAGCGTCTATATCTTCAGGGAAGCAGAAGAATCCAGGAGCGACACTTCAAGATACAGCACTCCAATAAGATATTATTATGCAAAAAACTTCAGGCCCCAGGCCAATAAGCCTGCCGAAATACTGGCCGTGCTTCCAAACGGAAGGAAACTGCACGCCGCAACCAGTATTCCACTCCCGGTTTATGTCAACTTTGCCGAAATTGACTCAATCATCCCAATTGACGGCAGAAGTTACTTCAGAGCAGTCTGGAACACAAACTCGGGTCAAAACACCTACTATTATCCCAGGCCGTCACTGGTATACTTTAAGTTTGAAAACGGCATCCCAATTCGCCACGTCAGATATCTGCCGGAAAGATATATTCTGTCCGGAGGAAAATTTGTACCCGTTTATCCCTCTCCCACTTTGAACCTGGTATGCACGGTTGAGCTTGATGCCCTGAACCGCGTAATGGAGGAGATTTCGGCAGGGGACCCCAATAAGAAAAATTACGTGGTTCTGTCTGTCATTTTTGAAGTATGGACACTGGACATGAGCCTTTCGGGATACTACTCATCGTGCAAACTTGCAGACGATGGGTTTTCCGTAAAACTCGACCAGACCGATTTTACTAACGTTGAAGGCGGCCTCGGAATTTTCGGCTCCTGCGTAAGCTACCAGTTCCCTATGAGGCTCGACAAGAATTATATCAGCTCCTTCGGCTACAAGACAAAACTTGGAGCAGAATGA
- a CDS encoding TonB-dependent receptor, translating into MQELKLPGILFSLLLIFFFLPAASDSPGIYAQGSGNLRGLITDSTSGEALAYASVAIQEISTGAYSDSKGYFLITSVPAGRPLTLVVSYMGYYPRKMTIKLEKGKMTHLDIRMVPTSVVLPMVEKVEKRIAEENATDISLQRLTIKELELLPKGVETDIFRSLQYLPGVRSTGDVSARYYIRGGASNQNLVMINGATIYNPFHAFGLFSIVDPEMVNNIEFFKGGFTSEYGGRLSSVMNIFTKDGNKNSYGLKAGISYLSAKALAEGPIPYGSFIVTGRRSYSSDIYKKFLNDKNIPLDFYDLSFKLNYSNPEFVEGSKITIQGLLSDDRLMNGDETQADLKWSNRIFGFKWFQVSDSPLFFEMGVSFSSFLGEVIPNYSTSKPKKNEVSDLNMKVDCSYVYDSKDELGVGLSILRLKTNLFLENNGGIITDIGSSGTNFAVYVKYKYLRFKNLGIDLGTRINLTGLSKKGGGFLNEPRLSFTYRFIPEIALKGAWGIYQQEMTTLSDESEVISLFEPWIITPNYLSPARARHYILGLETNFTDELSLETEGYYKKIENFPALNEKKVFDSDPDLVAGSGEAYGLEFMLKYKFLDFYFMGSYSLGWTYKTVGDWLFYPKYDSRHSLNLTLEYNFGKDWQASVIWVYNSGLPFTKITGYYDKLDAGDYFNQLSLFTPYQPFLLLGDKNLGRLPDYHRLDISLSKKFSIGFANFYLDASIVNVYDRKNIFYFERNTGKRVNMLPFLPTATLKLEI; encoded by the coding sequence ATGCAAGAACTAAAGTTGCCCGGGATCCTGTTTTCCCTCTTGCTTATATTTTTCTTTTTACCTGCCGCTTCAGATTCCCCAGGGATCTATGCCCAGGGAAGCGGAAACTTACGAGGCCTCATAACCGATTCAACCAGCGGGGAAGCCCTCGCATACGCCAGCGTTGCAATTCAGGAAATTTCCACGGGAGCATACTCTGATTCCAAAGGATACTTTCTCATCACCTCCGTTCCTGCCGGAAGACCACTTACACTCGTTGTGTCCTATATGGGCTACTACCCGAGGAAGATGACAATAAAACTTGAAAAGGGGAAGATGACCCACCTCGATATCAGGATGGTCCCTACAAGCGTTGTGCTACCGATGGTGGAAAAAGTTGAAAAGCGCATCGCGGAGGAAAACGCAACGGACATAAGCCTTCAGAGACTAACAATTAAGGAACTGGAACTCCTGCCCAAGGGAGTGGAGACCGACATATTCCGCTCACTTCAGTACCTGCCCGGCGTAAGATCCACCGGGGACGTATCGGCCAGGTATTACATAAGAGGCGGGGCAAGCAACCAGAACCTCGTTATGATAAACGGCGCCACTATATATAACCCTTTTCATGCTTTCGGCCTTTTCAGCATAGTTGACCCCGAAATGGTCAATAACATTGAGTTTTTCAAGGGAGGCTTCACAAGCGAATACGGCGGCAGGCTCTCCTCGGTCATGAATATTTTTACAAAAGACGGCAACAAGAACAGCTACGGCCTGAAGGCCGGCATAAGCTACTTAAGCGCAAAGGCCCTGGCTGAAGGCCCCATACCTTACGGCTCTTTCATCGTGACAGGCCGCAGGAGCTATTCAAGCGATATATATAAAAAATTTCTGAACGATAAGAACATCCCGCTCGACTTCTACGACCTTTCATTTAAGTTAAACTACTCAAACCCTGAATTTGTCGAAGGAAGCAAAATTACAATCCAGGGCCTTTTAAGCGACGACCGCCTCATGAACGGCGATGAGACACAAGCAGACCTCAAATGGTCTAACAGAATCTTCGGCTTCAAATGGTTCCAGGTCTCAGACAGCCCGCTTTTCTTTGAAATGGGAGTCTCCTTCAGCAGCTTTTTAGGAGAGGTTATTCCAAACTACAGCACGAGCAAACCCAAGAAAAATGAAGTAAGCGACCTTAATATGAAAGTCGACTGCAGCTATGTTTACGACTCAAAGGACGAGCTTGGAGTAGGCCTTAGCATCCTCCGCCTTAAAACAAATCTTTTTCTTGAGAATAACGGCGGAATTATTACGGATATCGGCTCCTCGGGAACCAACTTCGCCGTTTATGTTAAATACAAATACCTGCGCTTTAAGAACCTTGGAATCGACCTTGGAACAAGAATTAACCTGACCGGGCTTTCCAAAAAAGGGGGCGGATTCTTAAATGAACCCCGCCTGAGCTTTACATACAGGTTCATCCCTGAAATTGCACTTAAAGGCGCCTGGGGAATTTACCAGCAGGAAATGACTACACTTTCAGATGAAAGCGAGGTAATCTCGCTGTTTGAACCGTGGATAATTACTCCTAACTACCTGAGCCCCGCAAGGGCAAGGCATTATATTCTGGGACTCGAGACTAACTTTACCGATGAACTGAGCCTTGAGACAGAAGGGTACTACAAGAAAATCGAAAACTTCCCGGCATTAAACGAAAAGAAAGTATTTGATTCCGACCCGGATCTCGTTGCCGGCTCCGGCGAGGCCTACGGCCTTGAATTCATGCTAAAATATAAATTCCTGGATTTTTACTTCATGGGCTCTTACTCACTGGGCTGGACATACAAGACTGTCGGCGACTGGCTTTTCTACCCCAAGTACGATTCCAGGCATTCGCTTAACCTCACGCTTGAGTACAATTTCGGCAAGGACTGGCAGGCAAGCGTAATATGGGTTTATAACTCGGGACTCCCCTTTACAAAGATAACCGGGTACTACGACAAGCTGGATGCAGGGGATTACTTCAACCAGTTGAGCCTTTTTACTCCATATCAGCCTTTCCTGCTCCTGGGGGATAAAAACCTGGGAAGGCTGCCCGACTACCACAGGCTCGACATCAGCCTGTCGAAGAAGTTCAGTATCGGATTTGCAAACTTTTATCTGGATGCAAGCATAGTCAACGTTTATGACAGAAAAAACATTTTCTACTTTGAACGCAATACAGGCAAACGCGTCAACATGTTACCATTTTTACCAACAGCAACATTGAAGCTTGAAATATGA
- the rhlB gene encoding ATP-dependent RNA helicase RhlB: protein MKVTGGKAAQERKPGTRDARQPGRQHAPIQDKRAPQQPGAQRGRRPQPQQQQQTPAPVRKERPPQAPKAAPVQKKQPDNWDVSQFKVEPSEGKTRFHDLNLPRELMHAIYDLGFQYCTPIQAEILFNTLNGKDATGKAQTGTGKTAAFLITAITRLMKEKPEAKRRNGAPRALVIAPTRELVMQIASDADKLGKYSNLSIMAVYGGMDYQKQKRQLNGQQVDILAATPGRLLDFYNRHDVHLSQVEIMVIDEADRMLDMGFIPDVRKIVRATPPKEKRQTLFFSATITPDVERLAGYWTKDAVRVEIEPAQVEVESVKQIIYIVTSEEKYPLVYNLITKQNMDRVIIFANRRDETQGLTDLLLKHGISCSLISGDVDQRQRIRTLDDFKNGKIRVLVATDVASRGIHVEGISHVINYTLPQDPEDYVHRIGRTGRAGATGTSISFATEDDSFYIPAIEGFLGHSLHCIQPDEKLLQLPGELEVAAPVETGTGEAKPQESKPSGGQRQGGGYRRQGGQRPGGGGQGRGQRPQGQRQGGQRPQQGQRSGGRRYQDRPNSTSPEKQQDQGSSENKPASQNRSEGHSETPKPRNPESGSQES from the coding sequence ATAAAGGTTACAGGCGGCAAGGCGGCACAGGAAAGAAAACCCGGAACAAGGGATGCGCGCCAGCCCGGGCGCCAGCACGCACCAATACAGGACAAGAGGGCGCCACAGCAGCCCGGTGCACAAAGAGGGCGCAGGCCACAGCCCCAGCAGCAGCAGCAAACCCCTGCACCCGTCAGAAAAGAAAGGCCGCCGCAGGCTCCCAAGGCAGCCCCGGTGCAGAAAAAGCAGCCCGATAACTGGGATGTTTCGCAGTTCAAGGTAGAACCCTCAGAAGGAAAAACAAGGTTTCATGACCTCAACCTTCCCCGCGAGCTCATGCATGCAATTTATGACCTCGGCTTCCAGTACTGCACTCCAATTCAGGCAGAAATCCTTTTTAATACATTAAACGGCAAGGATGCCACGGGAAAGGCACAGACAGGTACGGGCAAGACGGCAGCATTCCTCATTACAGCCATAACGCGCCTGATGAAAGAAAAGCCGGAGGCAAAAAGGCGCAACGGCGCACCCCGCGCCCTTGTTATAGCTCCTACACGCGAACTCGTGATGCAGATTGCAAGCGATGCCGATAAGCTCGGGAAATATTCAAACCTCAGCATTATGGCGGTCTACGGCGGCATGGATTACCAGAAGCAGAAGCGCCAGCTTAACGGCCAGCAGGTTGATATACTTGCGGCTACGCCGGGAAGGCTATTGGACTTCTATAACCGTCACGACGTGCACCTGAGCCAGGTGGAAATAATGGTAATTGACGAAGCCGACCGCATGCTAGATATGGGCTTTATACCCGACGTGCGCAAGATCGTACGCGCTACTCCGCCCAAGGAAAAGCGCCAGACACTTTTCTTCAGCGCTACAATTACGCCGGACGTTGAAAGGCTTGCAGGATACTGGACAAAAGACGCGGTGCGCGTGGAGATTGAGCCGGCACAGGTGGAAGTTGAATCGGTAAAACAGATTATTTATATAGTTACAAGCGAGGAGAAGTACCCTCTTGTCTATAACCTGATCACAAAGCAGAATATGGACAGGGTTATTATCTTTGCAAACAGGCGCGATGAAACGCAGGGGCTTACAGATCTTCTTCTTAAGCACGGCATCAGCTGCTCTCTTATTTCAGGCGACGTTGATCAGCGCCAGAGAATAAGAACACTTGATGACTTTAAAAACGGAAAGATACGCGTTCTTGTTGCTACAGACGTTGCAAGCCGTGGAATCCACGTCGAAGGCATAAGCCACGTGATAAATTATACTCTGCCGCAGGACCCCGAGGATTATGTGCACCGCATAGGACGCACGGGAAGGGCCGGCGCAACAGGCACTTCAATCAGTTTTGCCACAGAGGACGATTCATTCTATATCCCGGCCATTGAAGGCTTCCTGGGACACAGCCTGCACTGCATTCAGCCCGATGAAAAGCTCCTTCAGCTTCCGGGTGAACTTGAAGTGGCAGCCCCGGTTGAGACCGGAACGGGTGAGGCAAAACCCCAGGAGTCAAAGCCCTCAGGTGGACAGAGGCAGGGCGGAGGATACAGAAGACAGGGCGGACAAAGGCCTGGCGGCGGCGGTCAGGGAAGAGGCCAGAGGCCGCAGGGACAAAGGCAAGGGGGACAAAGACCCCAGCAGGGTCAGAGGTCCGGAGGAAGGAGATACCAGGACAGGCCCAACAGCACCTCGCCTGAGAAACAGCAGGATCAGGGATCCTCTGAAAATAAACCGGCATCCCAAAACAGAAGTGAAGGCCATTCTGAAACGCCAAAGCCCCGGAATCCCGAATCGGGAAGCCAGGAAAGTTAA
- a CDS encoding AMP nucleosidase — MRTKLEIAQNWLPRYTGTKIDEFGDYLLLTNFHNYVTRFAEQFNCEMRGIGRPMQTATNSQGLTIVNFGIGSPNAATIMDLLVARQPKGVLFLGKCGGVKHSTEIGHFILPIAAIRGEGTSGDYMPPEVPALPSFKLHKFVSEKIVEHNQDYRTGVIYTTNRRVWEWDEKFRHYLEKLSVIGIDMETATVFIVGHVNEIARGALLLVSDMPMIPEGIKTEESDRKVTENYVDLHLQIGIEAMTEIGIKGEAIKHFRY, encoded by the coding sequence TTGAGAACAAAACTTGAAATTGCCCAAAACTGGCTGCCGCGCTACACGGGGACAAAAATAGATGAATTCGGCGATTACCTGCTTCTGACTAATTTTCATAACTATGTAACACGCTTTGCCGAGCAGTTCAACTGCGAGATGCGCGGCATCGGTCGCCCGATGCAGACGGCCACAAATTCACAGGGACTTACAATTGTAAATTTCGGCATCGGCTCACCAAACGCCGCAACAATAATGGACCTCCTGGTTGCACGCCAGCCCAAAGGGGTCCTTTTCCTCGGCAAATGCGGAGGCGTTAAACACTCCACCGAAATCGGGCATTTTATTCTGCCTATTGCGGCAATTAGGGGTGAAGGAACTTCTGGCGACTATATGCCGCCCGAGGTGCCGGCACTCCCGTCGTTTAAGCTTCATAAGTTCGTTTCTGAAAAAATTGTTGAACACAACCAGGATTACCGTACCGGGGTTATCTACACCACAAACAGAAGAGTCTGGGAATGGGATGAAAAATTCAGGCATTACCTCGAAAAGCTTTCAGTTATCGGGATCGATATGGAAACGGCTACGGTCTTTATTGTGGGCCACGTAAATGAAATTGCCCGCGGGGCGCTCCTGCTCGTATCCGACATGCCCATGATCCCCGAAGGGATCAAAACCGAAGAATCGGACCGCAAGGTAACAGAAAACTACGTCGATCTTCATCTTCAGATTGGCATTGAGGCAATGACGGAAATAGGAATAAAAGGGGAAGCGATTAAACACTTCCGCTATTAA
- a CDS encoding DUF4445 domain-containing protein: MKQHKVTFLPGKKSGYFFEGTTLRDAALELGLVIESSCGGMGTCGECKVIVSEGLTAPGAADKELLSQEELKQGFRLSCQSVITSDTTCMVPEESETFDLRIMTESKTGGFLLNPGLKKVFLELPEPMGGENYFDFETLTLELKKKGFPVKDFNFQMLKELPWLLRKNRFRITAVLDQERLLQLEAGDTTGFLYGAAVDIGTTTVAAKLFNINTGEVSAVSSALNSQQPFGADVISRTNYIISNKGGLEELHSLIVSQVNSLIEELCREAGIEKSAIYKVSVAGNTIMRHIFLGITPENIAFSPYTPVVKRALSLNAGELKIDINNGGIVYLLPDLGSYVGSDITAVLTVLNLESEDDIRLVVDIGTNGEIVLGSKQRILASSSPAGPAWEGATITHGMRASRGAIERAEIKNGSLKVLTIGGAEAKGICGSGLHDLVTEFLRAGIIDKSGRILDKESLPQDTSDELKNRIIPSETGINNIMLTQSGIMLTQKDIREVQLAKAAISAGISILMKELNVTSGGIGGIFVAGAFGNHLKGEDAVELGMLPDVAPDKIKFIGNAALSGAGAVLLSEEARLKAERLSEIVEYVEISGREDFQDIFVNSMLFP, translated from the coding sequence ATGAAACAGCACAAAGTGACCTTTCTTCCCGGTAAAAAATCCGGATACTTTTTTGAAGGCACCACACTGCGCGATGCGGCACTTGAGCTTGGACTTGTAATTGAGTCCTCCTGCGGCGGCATGGGCACGTGCGGGGAGTGCAAAGTGATAGTATCTGAAGGCCTTACTGCCCCGGGCGCTGCGGACAAAGAACTCCTTTCGCAAGAGGAACTTAAACAGGGCTTCAGGCTTTCATGCCAGAGCGTAATTACCAGTGACACAACCTGCATGGTGCCTGAAGAGTCTGAAACATTTGACCTCAGGATCATGACGGAAAGTAAGACCGGAGGATTCCTCTTAAACCCGGGTCTAAAAAAAGTGTTTCTAGAACTCCCGGAGCCCATGGGAGGGGAAAACTATTTTGATTTTGAGACTCTGACACTGGAGCTTAAGAAAAAAGGTTTTCCCGTTAAAGACTTTAATTTTCAGATGCTGAAAGAGCTCCCGTGGCTTTTAAGGAAAAACCGCTTCAGGATAACGGCAGTGCTGGACCAGGAAAGGCTCCTGCAGCTGGAAGCAGGAGACACAACAGGCTTTCTCTACGGAGCTGCCGTGGATATAGGCACAACTACGGTTGCTGCAAAACTCTTTAACATAAATACCGGCGAAGTCTCTGCCGTCAGCTCAGCCTTAAACTCACAGCAGCCCTTCGGGGCAGACGTTATTTCGAGGACAAATTATATTATAAGCAATAAAGGGGGCCTTGAAGAGCTTCACAGCTTAATCGTCAGCCAGGTAAACTCTCTTATCGAAGAGCTCTGCCGCGAGGCGGGCATTGAAAAAAGCGCAATCTACAAGGTTTCCGTTGCAGGCAACACCATAATGCGCCACATTTTCCTCGGCATTACGCCTGAGAATATTGCCTTCAGCCCTTACACACCCGTTGTAAAAAGGGCTTTAAGCCTGAATGCCGGTGAATTAAAAATTGACATCAATAATGGCGGAATTGTTTATCTTCTGCCCGACCTGGGTAGCTATGTAGGAAGCGATATTACAGCCGTGCTTACAGTATTAAATCTTGAATCTGAGGACGATATAAGGCTTGTTGTTGACATAGGGACAAACGGCGAAATAGTCTTAGGATCAAAACAAAGAATACTCGCATCATCTTCCCCTGCGGGTCCCGCCTGGGAAGGAGCCACTATTACGCACGGCATGAGGGCTTCCAGGGGCGCAATTGAAAGGGCTGAAATTAAAAACGGAAGCCTCAAGGTTCTAACCATTGGCGGCGCTGAGGCCAAAGGCATCTGCGGCTCAGGCCTCCACGACCTTGTAACTGAGTTCTTAAGAGCCGGAATAATTGATAAAAGCGGCCGTATTCTGGATAAGGAGTCTCTGCCTCAGGATACAAGCGATGAACTGAAAAACAGAATAATCCCTTCAGAAACCGGGATCAATAACATCATGCTTACCCAAAGCGGCATTATGCTTACACAGAAGGATATACGCGAGGTGCAGCTTGCAAAGGCTGCAATATCGGCCGGAATAAGCATACTGATGAAAGAGCTTAATGTTACCTCAGGCGGAATCGGCGGAATATTTGTTGCCGGCGCCTTCGGCAACCACCTGAAAGGGGAGGACGCCGTGGAGCTCGGGATGCTGCCTGATGTTGCACCGGATAAAATAAAGTTTATCGGGAATGCCGCACTTTCGGGCGCCGGGGCGGTGCTCCTCTCAGAAGAGGCACGGCTTAAGGCTGAAAGGCTTTCTGAAATAGTTGAGTATGTAGAGATCTCGGGACGGGAGGACTTTCAGGATATTTTTGTCAACTCAATGCTGTTTCCTTAA
- a CDS encoding SpoIID/LytB domain-containing protein yields the protein MTEPTVSVGILTAEKISFDLYGDFSSFGFKNTFSGRYTASLEDDIIVIEAEKETYKVTGEISFSPNDFRSESFLIREVVIGVKFHWEQKENQRFAGQLKLIKEGDKITAVNALPVESYLTSVISSEMSATSSLELLKAHSIISRSWLLAQMDKTKESTPGTKHASTFETENELIKWYDKEDHTLFDVCADDHCQRYQGVTKAYTDKVREAIEETRGIVLTYDEKICDTRYSKSCGGISEAFENVWEPVKHPYLSQVVDYKYDPENLKVDFSDEESADKWIRSNPPAFCNTHDQKVLSQVLVKFDQKTTDFYRWKVEYTQEEISKLIKEKSGIDFGDIVDLIPVERGYSARLIKLKIVGTKKTLTIGKELEIRRILSPSHLYSSAFVVDKQEVNNGVPGKFILTGAGWGHGVGLCQIGAAVMGEMGYSFDEILLHYFRGAKLKKIY from the coding sequence ATGACTGAACCAACCGTAAGCGTGGGCATACTGACGGCAGAGAAAATAAGCTTTGACCTTTATGGCGACTTTTCCTCCTTCGGTTTTAAGAATACATTCAGCGGCAGATATACTGCAAGTCTGGAAGATGATATAATCGTAATTGAAGCGGAAAAGGAGACCTACAAGGTAACAGGCGAAATCTCCTTCAGCCCGAACGACTTCAGAAGCGAATCGTTCCTGATCAGAGAGGTGGTTATAGGCGTTAAATTCCACTGGGAACAGAAAGAAAACCAGAGATTTGCAGGCCAGCTGAAGCTTATTAAGGAAGGCGATAAGATTACAGCCGTAAATGCTCTTCCCGTGGAGTCTTATCTTACAAGCGTTATCTCTTCTGAAATGAGCGCTACGAGCTCACTGGAGCTCCTGAAAGCCCATTCAATTATTTCCAGAAGCTGGCTCCTGGCACAGATGGATAAAACAAAAGAAAGCACTCCGGGCACAAAGCATGCCTCAACCTTCGAAACTGAAAATGAGCTGATAAAATGGTACGACAAGGAAGACCATACACTCTTTGACGTATGCGCCGACGACCACTGCCAGCGTTACCAGGGTGTTACAAAGGCTTATACCGACAAGGTAAGGGAAGCAATCGAGGAAACCCGCGGAATTGTTCTTACATATGACGAAAAGATATGCGACACCAGGTACTCAAAGTCATGCGGCGGAATTTCAGAGGCTTTTGAGAATGTATGGGAGCCGGTAAAGCATCCTTATCTTTCGCAGGTGGTTGACTATAAGTACGATCCCGAAAACCTTAAGGTCGATTTTTCAGACGAAGAGAGCGCCGACAAGTGGATCCGCTCAAATCCTCCTGCTTTCTGCAATACGCACGACCAGAAGGTGCTTTCACAGGTATTGGTAAAGTTCGATCAGAAGACAACGGATTTCTACCGCTGGAAAGTTGAATACACACAGGAAGAAATTTCCAAGCTGATAAAGGAAAAAAGCGGAATTGATTTCGGCGATATAGTTGATCTTATTCCTGTAGAAAGAGGTTATTCGGCAAGGCTTATAAAGCTTAAAATTGTGGGTACAAAAAAGACACTGACGATCGGCAAAGAGCTTGAAATAAGAAGAATACTTTCCCCTTCCCACCTTTACAGCTCGGCTTTTGTTGTGGATAAGCAGGAAGTTAATAACGGCGTACCCGGAAAGTTCATTCTTACGGGTGCAGGCTGGGGACACGGCGTCGGCCTCTGCCAGATAGGCGCTGCAGTCATGGGTGAAATGGGTTACAGTTTCGACGAGATACTGCTCCATTACTTCAGGGGTGCAAAGCTGAAAAAGATATATTAA